From Azospirillum sp. TSA2s, a single genomic window includes:
- a CDS encoding NUDIX domain-containing protein, producing the protein MSETAPQSPVAPHPAATLILLRDGADGLELLVIERHAGLRFAPGATVFPGGRLEAADHHPLWRACWPKGEPPADLAHRVAALRECVEECGMLPTRDPLSSSALADLRRGMAAGEGFAAALARVGVAPALDRMAVLARWMTPEMLPRRFDTLFFLAPAPEGQEPVCDGGEAVGVLWASPRRLLAEEEAGRRRLVFATRMTLLRLAGCADTTAAMASGAMASGALASAAVSGQGLPAPILPRLVETAAGPVFRIPAGCGFLPLETSAQTVRLG; encoded by the coding sequence ATGTCCGAGACCGCCCCTCAAAGCCCTGTCGCTCCCCATCCGGCCGCCACGCTGATCCTGCTGCGCGACGGCGCGGATGGGTTGGAACTGCTGGTGATCGAACGCCATGCCGGCCTGCGCTTCGCCCCCGGCGCCACCGTCTTTCCCGGCGGCCGGCTGGAGGCGGCGGACCATCACCCGCTGTGGCGCGCCTGCTGGCCGAAGGGGGAGCCGCCTGCCGACCTCGCGCACCGGGTCGCGGCCCTGCGGGAATGCGTGGAGGAGTGCGGCATGCTGCCGACCCGCGATCCGCTTTCATCGTCGGCGCTGGCGGATCTGCGCCGCGGGATGGCGGCGGGGGAGGGCTTCGCCGCGGCGCTGGCGCGGGTCGGAGTCGCCCCCGCGCTCGACCGCATGGCGGTGCTGGCCCGCTGGATGACGCCGGAGATGCTGCCGCGGCGGTTCGACACGCTGTTCTTTCTTGCCCCGGCACCGGAGGGGCAGGAGCCGGTCTGCGACGGCGGGGAGGCGGTCGGCGTGCTGTGGGCCTCCCCGCGCCGCCTGCTGGCGGAGGAGGAGGCAGGGCGACGCCGGCTTGTCTTCGCCACGCGGATGACCCTGCTGCGGCTGGCGGGATGCGCCGACACGACTGCGGCGATGGCCAGTGGGGCGATGGCCAGTGGGGCGTTGGCCTCTGCGGCGGTGTCCGGCCAGGGCTTGCCGGCGCCGATCCTGCCGCGGCTGGTGGAAACGGCGGCCGGTCCGGTGTTCCGGATTCCGGCCGGCTGCGGCTTTTTGCCACTGGAGACCTCCGCCCAAACTGTTAGGCTTGGGTAA
- a CDS encoding thiamine phosphate synthase: MPLPDPSLLVITDRRLAEQPLPQVAERLFACGVRWLSLRDKDLPDAERVELARALMVRARRWGACVTLHGDPALAAAAGVDGVHLPSGGDPAAARALLGPGALIGLSRHDSDGAEAMEQGGGQVDYVTLSPIFPSASKPGYGPCLGAAGLRQWVSRGVPVIGLGGIDHAGAVAECRAAGAAGVAVMGLAMRDPQALAPLLAALVPAKTAGLSCG; encoded by the coding sequence ATGCCGTTGCCTGATCCGTCGCTGCTGGTCATCACCGACCGCCGCCTGGCCGAGCAGCCGTTGCCGCAGGTGGCGGAACGCCTGTTCGCGTGCGGCGTGCGCTGGCTGTCGTTGCGTGACAAGGACCTGCCCGATGCCGAACGGGTGGAGCTGGCTCGCGCGCTGATGGTCCGTGCCCGTCGGTGGGGGGCCTGCGTCACCCTGCATGGCGACCCGGCCCTGGCGGCGGCGGCCGGGGTGGATGGGGTGCATCTGCCGTCCGGCGGCGATCCGGCGGCGGCGCGTGCGTTGCTGGGGCCGGGGGCGCTGATCGGGCTGTCGCGCCACGACTCGGACGGCGCCGAGGCGATGGAGCAGGGCGGGGGGCAGGTTGATTACGTGACCCTGTCGCCGATCTTCCCGTCCGCCAGCAAGCCCGGCTACGGCCCCTGCCTGGGTGCGGCGGGGCTGCGGCAGTGGGTGAGCCGGGGCGTGCCGGTGATCGGGCTGGGCGGCATCGACCACGCCGGCGCGGTGGCCGAATGCCGGGCGGCCGGGGCGGCGGGCGTGGCGGTTATGGGGCTGGCGATGCGCGACCCGCAAGCGCTGGCGCCGCTGCTGGCCGCGCTGGTGCCGGCCAAAACAGCCGGGCTGTCCTGCGGTTAA
- a CDS encoding GntR family transcriptional regulator: MTFPALNVQPLDTGTTFRSQVYHALKQAITEMDIYDHDREIRLDERQLSDKLGVSRTPIREALTLLEQEGFIRLQPRRGIFVVRKTKTEIVEMIQVWAALESMAARMAAEHAPAAEIHKLWDLFGSFEQRSPKDHVSEYSDANIAFHKSIIQLSGSKLIQDVTDNLFIHMRAIRKLTIGQEDRAERSIHDHRAIIKALEERNADLAERLVREHTMGLAAHVEKHCDFLE, translated from the coding sequence ATGACCTTTCCCGCTCTCAACGTCCAGCCCCTCGACACCGGAACCACCTTCCGCAGTCAGGTCTACCATGCGCTGAAGCAGGCGATCACGGAGATGGACATCTACGACCATGACCGTGAAATCCGGCTGGACGAACGGCAGCTCAGCGACAAGCTCGGCGTCAGCCGCACCCCGATCCGCGAGGCGCTGACCCTGCTGGAGCAGGAGGGCTTCATCCGCCTGCAGCCGCGCCGCGGCATCTTCGTCGTCCGCAAGACCAAGACCGAGATCGTCGAGATGATCCAGGTCTGGGCGGCGCTGGAAAGCATGGCCGCCCGCATGGCCGCCGAACATGCCCCGGCGGCTGAGATCCACAAGCTGTGGGACCTGTTCGGCAGCTTCGAGCAGCGCAGCCCGAAGGACCATGTCAGCGAATATTCCGACGCCAACATCGCCTTCCACAAGAGCATCATCCAGCTGAGCGGGTCGAAGCTGATCCAGGACGTCACCGACAACCTGTTCATCCACATGCGGGCGATCCGCAAGCTGACCATCGGCCAGGAGGACCGGGCCGAACGCTCCATCCACGACCACCGCGCCATCATCAAGGCCCTGGAAGAGCGCAACGCCGACCTCGCCGAACGGCTGGTGCGCGAGCACACCATGGGTCTGGCCGCGCATGTGGAGAAGCATTGCGATTTTCTGGAGTGA
- a CDS encoding NAD(P)-binding domain-containing protein: protein MDVGFIGDGKMAEAIMDRLRDAGHRLHRHPHGRGDFRHRAGRCDVVMMLLPDAPAVESALFAEDGYAAALPPGALVIDLSVLPPAEASANAARLADLGALLADAPAGTGPVIDPVIDLGGSDVACARAEPLLRLFSDGVVRAGGPGSGQRARLVRMSDMRMADRKSDDPDGLHRLLRLMAFDGPAESRLGTS from the coding sequence ATGGATGTCGGGTTCATCGGGGACGGGAAGATGGCCGAGGCGATCATGGACAGGCTGCGCGACGCCGGGCACCGGCTGCACCGCCACCCCCATGGCCGCGGCGACTTCCGCCACCGGGCGGGCAGGTGCGACGTGGTGATGATGCTGTTGCCCGATGCGCCCGCGGTCGAGTCCGCCCTGTTCGCCGAGGACGGCTATGCCGCCGCCCTGCCGCCGGGCGCGCTGGTGATCGACCTGTCGGTCCTGCCACCAGCGGAGGCTTCGGCCAACGCCGCGCGGCTCGCCGATCTGGGTGCCCTGTTGGCCGATGCGCCGGCAGGAACCGGTCCGGTCATCGATCCTGTCATCGACCTCGGCGGCAGCGACGTGGCCTGTGCGCGGGCCGAACCGCTGCTGCGGCTGTTTAGCGATGGCGTCGTCCGTGCCGGCGGCCCCGGTTCGGGGCAGCGGGCGCGTCTGGTCCGCATGTCGGACATGAGGATGGCGGACAGGAAAAGCGACGATCCGGATGGACTGCACCGGCTGCTGCGTCTGATGGCCTTCGACGGGCCGGCTGAATCCAGGTTGGGCACATCATGA
- a CDS encoding flagellar basal body-associated FliL family protein → MPLVLTGLLLTLAALGAGGAMIAGRNRAPAPQAQTGPDKKYAALPMMTFSLGGGDARMVDVKVLLEIDPSVDGKVADPYVPRITDRLSDRMRQIDPQQLTGADGAKLMKSTIAGVLDRELRGVRVKEILLDRMVVR, encoded by the coding sequence ATGCCGCTCGTTCTGACCGGCCTCCTGCTGACGCTGGCGGCGCTGGGTGCGGGCGGCGCCATGATCGCCGGCCGCAACCGGGCTCCGGCCCCGCAGGCGCAGACAGGTCCCGACAAGAAATACGCCGCCCTGCCGATGATGACCTTCAGCCTCGGCGGCGGCGATGCCCGGATGGTGGACGTGAAGGTCCTGCTGGAGATCGATCCGTCGGTGGACGGCAAGGTCGCCGACCCCTATGTCCCCCGCATCACCGACCGCCTGTCCGACCGGATGCGCCAGATCGACCCCCAGCAGCTGACCGGCGCCGACGGCGCGAAGCTGATGAAGAGCACCATCGCCGGCGTGCTCGACCGCGAACTGCGCGGCGTGCGGGTGAAGGAAATCCTTCTGGACCGCATGGTGGTCCGGTAG
- the panC gene encoding pantoate--beta-alanine ligase — protein MTPTTAQTSSPLPILRTVEDLRAQVAAWRREGLTVALVPTMGALHDGHLGLVRRGRELADRVVASVFVNPTQFAPHEDFDRYPRDESGDSAKLASAGCHALYAPTVRAMYPEGFATAISVGGPAEGLCGAFRPQMFGGVALVVTKLFLQALPDVAVFGEKDYQQLMVIRRFTRDLDIPVRVEGLPTVREADGLAMSSRNAYLSADERSRAPELYRALTAAAEALARGAEPDGALTGIRGRIAEAGFGAIDYVELRDAETLEPVTAVTRPARLLAAAWMGKARLIDNVPVIPAG, from the coding sequence ATGACGCCGACCACTGCCCAGACCTCCAGTCCGCTGCCGATCCTGAGGACGGTGGAGGACCTGAGAGCCCAGGTCGCGGCCTGGCGGCGGGAAGGGCTGACCGTCGCGCTGGTGCCGACCATGGGGGCGCTGCATGACGGGCATCTGGGCTTGGTGCGGCGCGGTCGCGAACTGGCCGACCGGGTGGTCGCCAGCGTCTTCGTCAACCCGACCCAGTTCGCCCCGCACGAGGATTTCGACCGCTACCCGCGCGACGAGAGCGGCGACTCCGCCAAGCTGGCCTCGGCCGGCTGCCACGCGCTCTATGCGCCGACCGTGCGCGCCATGTATCCGGAGGGCTTCGCCACCGCCATTTCGGTCGGCGGTCCGGCGGAGGGGCTGTGCGGCGCCTTCCGGCCGCAGATGTTCGGCGGTGTCGCGCTGGTGGTGACCAAGCTGTTCCTGCAGGCGCTGCCCGACGTCGCGGTGTTCGGCGAGAAGGATTACCAACAGCTCATGGTGATCCGCCGCTTCACCCGCGACCTCGACATTCCCGTGCGGGTCGAAGGGCTGCCGACGGTGCGCGAGGCCGATGGGCTCGCCATGTCGTCGCGCAACGCCTATCTCAGCGCCGACGAGCGCTCCCGCGCGCCGGAGCTGTACCGGGCGCTGACCGCGGCGGCCGAGGCGCTGGCGCGGGGGGCGGAGCCCGACGGCGCCCTGACCGGCATCCGCGGCCGCATCGCCGAGGCGGGGTTCGGCGCCATCGACTATGTCGAGCTGCGCGACGCCGAAACGCTGGAGCCGGTGACCGCCGTCACCCGCCCCGCCCGCCTGCTGGCCGCCGCCTGGATGGGGAAGGCCCGCCTGATCGACAATGTGCCGGTGATTCCTGCCGGTTGA
- a CDS encoding pyruvate, phosphate dikinase, whose product MNTSTAPDIAPMRRPASSLFAAGPDMIVPFGAGLAAGLVAGRADVARLGNKGGRLVEMAALGIPVPPGFVIAAEAGRGLGAEDALPAGLLTRIDEAVLALERQAGGRFGGTGDGDGGPLLLSVRSGAAVSMPGMMDSILNLGLNDRTVQGLAAASGDARFAYDCYRRLVQSFGCVVMGVPGHRFEALLDEYKDERGLQRDGELTAEDWRSLMPRFLRLVETRCGRPFPQDPTEQLRLAVAAVFRSWMNPRAVAFRALHDVPEDLGTAVTVQAMVFGNRGPESGTGVLFTRDPSTGAPGLCGEFLADAQGEDVVSGTCDPDPLSASQPNPDRSMERRLPAVHAELCRVAERLERAFGDMQDIEFTVDGGRLFILQSRSGKRSSEAAVRIAVDMAEEGIITRDEAVGRVDPQALDELLRPTLTPEALAAAIATGLPASPGAATGRAAFTTEDALRLARGGAPVILCRPETSPEDIHGMQAAVGIVTARGGFTSHAATVARGMGRPCVCGARGLRIDPEEGVMRVGEVTIRTGDLLTIDGSNGAVVLGTAALQRPAPDGATARLLDWARECGVGLAAD is encoded by the coding sequence ATGAACACCTCCACCGCTCCCGACATCGCCCCGATGCGCCGCCCGGCCTCCAGTCTCTTCGCGGCCGGACCGGACATGATCGTCCCGTTCGGCGCCGGGCTTGCCGCCGGTCTGGTCGCCGGGCGGGCCGATGTGGCGCGGCTGGGCAACAAGGGCGGGCGCCTGGTGGAGATGGCGGCGCTCGGCATTCCGGTGCCGCCGGGCTTCGTCATCGCTGCGGAGGCCGGGCGCGGGCTGGGCGCGGAGGACGCGCTGCCGGCGGGCCTGCTGACGCGGATTGACGAGGCCGTCCTGGCGCTGGAGCGGCAGGCGGGCGGGCGTTTCGGCGGCACCGGTGATGGTGATGGCGGGCCGCTGCTGCTGTCGGTCCGCTCGGGCGCGGCGGTGTCGATGCCCGGCATGATGGACAGCATCCTGAATCTCGGCCTCAACGACCGCACCGTGCAGGGGCTGGCGGCGGCGTCGGGCGATGCGCGCTTCGCCTACGACTGCTATCGCCGGCTGGTCCAGTCCTTCGGCTGCGTGGTGATGGGCGTGCCCGGCCACCGGTTCGAGGCGTTGCTGGATGAATACAAGGATGAGCGCGGGCTTCAGCGCGACGGCGAGCTGACGGCGGAGGACTGGCGCAGCCTGATGCCGCGCTTCCTTCGGCTGGTGGAGACGCGCTGCGGCCGTCCCTTTCCGCAGGATCCGACGGAACAGCTGCGTCTGGCGGTGGCGGCGGTCTTCCGCTCCTGGATGAACCCGCGGGCGGTCGCCTTCCGCGCCCTGCACGATGTTCCGGAGGATTTGGGGACGGCGGTGACGGTGCAGGCGATGGTGTTCGGCAACCGTGGGCCGGAGTCCGGCACCGGCGTTCTGTTCACCCGCGATCCCTCCACCGGCGCGCCCGGCCTGTGCGGCGAGTTCCTGGCCGATGCCCAGGGCGAGGACGTCGTGTCCGGAACCTGCGATCCCGACCCGCTGAGCGCCAGCCAGCCCAACCCGGACCGCTCGATGGAGCGCCGCCTGCCGGCGGTCCATGCCGAGCTTTGCCGGGTGGCCGAGCGGCTGGAACGGGCCTTCGGCGACATGCAGGACATCGAGTTCACCGTGGATGGCGGGCGCCTGTTCATCCTGCAGTCGCGCAGCGGCAAGCGCTCTTCCGAAGCGGCCGTCCGCATCGCCGTCGACATGGCGGAGGAGGGGATCATCACCCGCGATGAGGCGGTGGGCCGCGTCGACCCGCAGGCATTGGACGAGCTGCTGCGCCCGACCCTGACGCCGGAGGCGCTGGCCGCCGCCATCGCGACCGGTCTTCCCGCCTCGCCCGGGGCGGCGACCGGCCGCGCCGCCTTCACGACCGAGGATGCGCTGCGGCTGGCGCGCGGCGGTGCGCCGGTGATCCTGTGCCGGCCGGAAACCTCGCCGGAGGACATCCACGGCATGCAGGCTGCCGTCGGCATCGTCACCGCCCGCGGCGGCTTCACCAGCCACGCCGCCACCGTCGCCCGCGGCATGGGCCGCCCTTGCGTCTGCGGCGCCCGCGGGCTGCGCATCGACCCGGAAGAGGGTGTGATGCGGGTTGGCGAGGTGACGATCCGCACCGGCGACCTGCTGACCATCGACGGTAGCAACGGCGCCGTGGTGCTGGGGACCGCGGCCCTGCAGCGGCCGGCGCCGGACGGTGCGACCGCCCGGCTTCTCGACTGGGCGCGGGAGTGTGGGGTGGGGCTGGCGGCGGATTGA
- the oxlT gene encoding oxalate/formate MFS antiporter produces the protein MVRETHGKTAQVAPWGGRWMQLAIGIVCMSMIANLQYGWTLFVEPIDDKHGWGRTAIQVAFTIFIVTETWLVPVEGWFVDKFGPRIVVLVGGALCALSWALNAVADSLALLYLAAVIGGIGAGGVYGTCVGNALKWFPDRRGLAAGLTAAGFGAGSALTVVPIATMIESSGFETTFMTFGLGQGLVILVLACFMTDPPKMGYGQSRGTAAPQRRHYAPQEMLRTPVFWIMYGMFTMVAAGGLMVTAQLGPIAADMGLVDAPVSILGLTLPALTFALSIDRVMNGITRPFFGWVSDHIGRENTMFIAFTIEAVGVMALSAYGADPVAFVILTGLVFFAWGEIFSLFPACCADTFGSRFAATNAGMLYTAKGVAALMVPVGNLMVEATGSWQTVFYSVAIVNALAAFLALFVLKPLRARYVAAASSAAPRLTTRLAD, from the coding sequence ATGGTGCGTGAGACGCACGGCAAAACGGCCCAGGTCGCACCCTGGGGCGGGCGCTGGATGCAGCTTGCCATCGGCATCGTCTGCATGTCGATGATCGCCAATCTGCAATATGGCTGGACCCTGTTCGTCGAGCCGATCGACGACAAGCATGGCTGGGGTCGCACCGCGATCCAGGTGGCCTTTACCATCTTCATCGTCACCGAAACCTGGCTGGTGCCGGTGGAGGGCTGGTTCGTCGACAAATTCGGTCCGCGCATCGTCGTGCTGGTGGGCGGTGCGTTGTGCGCCCTGTCCTGGGCGCTGAACGCGGTGGCGGATTCGCTGGCGCTTCTCTATCTGGCCGCGGTGATCGGCGGCATCGGCGCCGGCGGCGTCTATGGCACCTGCGTCGGCAACGCGCTGAAATGGTTTCCCGACCGCCGCGGGCTGGCGGCCGGCCTGACCGCCGCCGGCTTCGGCGCCGGCTCCGCCCTGACGGTCGTGCCGATCGCCACCATGATCGAGTCCTCCGGCTTCGAGACCACCTTCATGACCTTCGGGCTGGGCCAGGGGCTGGTGATCCTGGTGCTGGCCTGCTTCATGACCGACCCGCCGAAGATGGGATATGGCCAGAGCCGCGGCACGGCCGCCCCGCAGCGCCGCCACTATGCCCCGCAGGAGATGCTGCGCACCCCCGTCTTCTGGATCATGTACGGCATGTTCACCATGGTCGCCGCCGGCGGCCTGATGGTGACGGCCCAGCTCGGCCCCATCGCCGCCGACATGGGCCTGGTCGACGCGCCGGTCAGCATCCTGGGATTGACCCTGCCGGCGCTGACCTTCGCCCTGTCGATCGACCGGGTGATGAACGGCATCACGCGGCCCTTCTTCGGCTGGGTCTCCGACCATATCGGCCGCGAGAACACCATGTTCATCGCCTTCACCATTGAAGCGGTCGGGGTGATGGCGCTCAGCGCCTATGGTGCCGACCCGGTGGCCTTCGTCATCCTGACCGGTCTGGTGTTCTTCGCCTGGGGCGAGATCTTCAGCCTGTTCCCGGCCTGCTGCGCCGACACCTTCGGCTCGCGTTTCGCCGCGACGAACGCCGGCATGCTCTACACCGCCAAGGGCGTGGCCGCCCTGATGGTCCCCGTCGGCAATTTGATGGTGGAGGCGACCGGCAGCTGGCAGACCGTCTTCTACAGCGTCGCCATCGTCAATGCGCTGGCCGCCTTCCTCGCCCTGTTCGTCCTGAAGCCGCTGCGCGCCCGCTATGTCGCCGCGGCCAGCAGCGCCGCCCCGCGCCTGACCACCCGGCTGGCCGACTGA
- the pyk gene encoding pyruvate kinase — protein MPFHRSTKIVATLGPASSSESQITALARAGVNVFRLNASHGTQAEHAERYARIRATEKTLGRPIGILLDLQGPKLRVGTFGSGPVDLAIGDRFRLDLDRAAGDRRRVCLPHGEVFASLEPGLDLLLNDGRIRLRVLDCGPDFAETEVVAGGTLSDRKGVNVPGAALALSALSEKDRSDLAFGLELGVDWIGLSFVQRPEDILEARELIGNRAHVMTKIEKPAALPTLDRIIELSDAVMVARGDLGVELPPEDVPALQKKMIRLSRAMGKPVIVATQMLESMVSEPTPTRAEASDVANAVYDGADAVMLSAESASGRYPVEAVAMMERIVRRVEGDPLYRRIMDADHPSPEATAPDALTAAARQVAETISAAAIVTYTTTGSTTLRASRERPGVPILGLSANHATARRLSLAWGVHAVLTDDVANFSEMVGRALTAAAETGIGSSGQSLVVTAGVPFGTPGKTNSLRVVTIDGDDMPKTETPQREAATV, from the coding sequence ATGCCGTTTCACCGCAGCACAAAGATCGTCGCCACGCTGGGCCCCGCCAGTTCTTCGGAAAGCCAGATCACGGCCCTGGCCCGGGCGGGCGTGAATGTCTTCCGCCTGAACGCCAGCCACGGCACCCAGGCCGAACATGCGGAGCGTTACGCCCGCATCCGCGCCACCGAAAAGACGCTGGGCCGGCCGATCGGCATCCTGCTCGACCTCCAGGGGCCGAAGCTGCGGGTCGGGACCTTCGGATCCGGGCCGGTGGACCTCGCCATCGGCGACCGCTTCCGCCTGGACCTTGACCGCGCGGCGGGCGACCGCCGCCGCGTCTGCCTGCCCCATGGGGAAGTGTTCGCCAGCCTGGAACCCGGCCTCGACCTGCTGCTGAACGACGGTCGCATCCGGCTGCGCGTGCTGGACTGCGGCCCCGACTTCGCCGAGACGGAGGTGGTCGCCGGCGGCACCCTGTCGGACCGCAAGGGCGTCAATGTGCCGGGCGCGGCGCTGGCGCTGAGCGCGCTCTCGGAGAAGGACCGCAGCGACCTCGCCTTCGGGCTCGAACTCGGCGTCGACTGGATCGGGCTCAGCTTCGTCCAGCGGCCGGAAGACATCCTGGAGGCGCGCGAGCTGATCGGCAACCGTGCCCATGTGATGACCAAGATCGAGAAGCCGGCCGCCCTGCCGACGCTGGACCGGATCATCGAGCTGTCCGACGCGGTGATGGTGGCGCGCGGCGACCTGGGCGTGGAACTGCCGCCGGAAGACGTGCCGGCCCTGCAGAAGAAGATGATCCGGCTCAGCCGCGCCATGGGCAAGCCGGTGATCGTCGCCACCCAGATGCTGGAATCCATGGTGTCGGAGCCGACCCCGACCCGCGCCGAGGCCTCCGACGTCGCCAACGCCGTCTATGACGGGGCCGACGCGGTGATGCTGAGCGCCGAATCCGCCTCCGGCCGCTATCCGGTCGAGGCGGTGGCGATGATGGAGCGCATCGTCCGCCGGGTGGAGGGCGACCCGCTCTATCGCCGCATCATGGACGCCGACCATCCCAGCCCGGAGGCGACCGCCCCCGACGCGCTGACCGCCGCGGCGCGACAGGTGGCGGAAACCATCAGCGCCGCCGCCATCGTCACCTACACCACCACCGGATCGACCACGCTGCGCGCCTCGCGCGAGCGGCCGGGCGTGCCGATCCTCGGCCTCAGCGCCAACCACGCGACGGCGCGTCGGCTGTCGCTGGCCTGGGGAGTCCATGCCGTGCTGACCGACGACGTGGCGAACTTCTCGGAAATGGTCGGGCGGGCGCTGACCGCAGCGGCGGAAACCGGCATCGGCAGTTCCGGCCAGTCGCTGGTGGTCACCGCGGGCGTGCCGTTCGGGACGCCGGGCAAGACGAATTCCCTGCGGGTGGTGACCATCGACGGCGACGACATGCCGAAGACGGAGACGCCGCAGAGAGAGGCGGCGACGGTTTGA